The stretch of DNA AGAATCACTTTCAAGTACTTAAATTTGAATATCCCACAAAACTCCATTgcttattaaaaatgtgtttttataaaaGCATGAAGACTACAGAAAACCAATTAACATAACAGTTAATCTTGAATAAATTTTTCCACAactgtattttacatataaCCAAACTCCTGCTttagcaaaagcaaaaagaataaaaataaattctcttcCAACTATTTACACTCAGGAATTACCTTTCTGAGGGACTACATACTTTACTCTACAGTCCCTCTAACCCAAGATGTATTCTTAGGTGTATCCCCTTGTAATTTCGGGTCTTGGAAGTTTTCAGCAAACCTCTCTCTTGCTTTGTCCCAGTTCTTTTTATTCTTGCTCTGGATGAGTTGAACATCTTCAATTGAGACTGGTCTCCTAATACCGAAACCTGCATGCTTCTGATGTAACTCAAGTTGGATCTGTCAAATGCATTAAATGTTTTGTAAGTGCAAGTTAggtattttaaatacttcatatttttctaatacaaaTTCCATCCCCCACTCCCAAGCACTTCTCTCTCAGTTTCTAATACACCTAGACCATATATGAACAGTACCATGGAAATGATGGGTCAAATCACCACCTCTAGAACCATGATTTAGAGTGCTGATAGATGTCACCTGCCCCTAACATTACTGTGAAATACACCTGAGTGAGCAGCATATGATCCTGTGCTGGCTAGTTTGACAGTACAGGGCATGCTGTGGCTCTGAGCAGCAACAAAGCAACACATATCTGGTGAAAAAATGGGGCTAACATGCCTGCCACAGAGGCCTGCAACTTGGTGGCTACAGTGACGTCAGCtagcttttcctctcttctggtCCATCATCTGATTTTTGTGCTACAGCAGCCTCAGAGAAAGTGAAGAACTCTACCCTAAGCTCATCTGGAATTCACATCACTTAAATGATTTCAGTCTTCCTCCAGACTATTGTATTCAAATATGACGTTATTAATTTAATGGCTAGAAGCTGTCTGTCCTCCTTTGCATAATTTCCTAACAAACATAGACATTTCTGGCATTTTCTACTGAAGGGACAACGCTAttgaagaatttcaaaataCCTCAttattcaataaaaaaattatttgagattAGTCTGACTGAGATTATTCCTTCCTAACCAGGAGTTTGAAATGTTTCAAGTGAATAGTGGCATACAATTAgatatttttcactgcaaataaattattatttttgtttcaagtgaaaaccagaaagacCTACCGGATTCTTCATACCACCACCATCCTTTCCCAGGCCTTCGCCCTTCCTCCATCCCATCTTCTCCAACATTTTATGTcctttgttgctgttgctgatTTCACTTGGAAGAAAATTTAAGGTAACTGATAACCAAGAGTTCATATGAAGAGTATGCCCTCAAATACTGAACAACAgaaatgtgtgtgcatatgcTGCTCTGGAAACCACAAATCAAATACTGTGCTGCTCCTACTTCCATCAAGAGCTATCCAGAAGACCCTTTTACAAGTTCCTCCAAGAGTATCTTTGGTTAACAAAGCCATTCCAAGCATCTGGTGACTATCAACTTTCTTAAAACTGCTTCTGAACTATTTGCTTGCTTTAGGAGCTAAAAGCTACATCATGGGTGGGTAGGAATGGACTGCACTAGGGAAAAGGCAGTATCTGTGCCAAGTCATCctaatgcatttatttcattgtCTCACACTTCCTTTTACTAATTTACCAGCATCTAGAAGGTCATGTTTCTTAAGAAACCCACCCCAACTACAACTACAGAAGCAAAGGAATAATTGAAGAGGAACATTATATTAAGTATCAAGATGTATGTAAATACATGTTCTATGACAGGCTGGATATTGACAGTGAAAGAAATTGCAGGTGAAAAATCTGCACGTGTACTATTACTGGGActgaataggaaaaataaaaattgagtCTCTTGAAAAACAGACACTACAGAAAATGTCAGTAATGCAGCCGGGTCTTTGATTTTTTGAGTTGAGAAGGAAGTGATCTAAGCATCCTTACTGCCCAGTTGAATTCTGCATGGAAAGTGATGAGTTAAGAAAAAGACTATGTGAAATGGGATGTATGAATAGTTTACAATTTTCTAGCTTGCCTAACACATTATATACAGGTAATTTGTAATCTAAAAAAACTATATGCTAGTAACAAATTGATActttatcatattttttttatgattcaCAAGAAAAGGACATGGGGGATACCTCCCCTGCCTTTCCAACTTACATATGAACGGAAGCTGAACTGTCATCTCTCTGGAAGGTTCCTTCACTTCCAACAGTCTCTCTGCgttttcctgctctgtcttTGTACTTTGGATTCTTCACTGCTTTGTTGTCTTCATACTCCGTGTTCTTTACAAGCAGATTAAATTCCATCAAGACAAAGAAAGTGGgctttaaattctttatttttgatAACTGCACTTCTTCCCTCCAAAGCAAGGCAGCTTCAGCCTACTTCATTAATTCTAAACCTTATAACAAAAAACTACAGTCCTCACTTAGTTTACAGCCATACCCTGTAAGGCATATTATTGCCATCATCACATAATGATGTAATATTGCCAATTTCAATAATTTCACAGaagctgtaaataaaataacaggTTCTCTTGAACCTTCTCTTGGTATGAAGAATCAATCTCTTCATATCAAGCAGAAAACCAAGTGGCCATGGCACTGGCTTTTTGTATAAACATTTAGCCTGTTCCTCAGcaactgtttttttcagaatagaTGACAGAACTAAGCATGTCTACAGATTCTCTGTTAATATTATTTTGGTAGCTGAAGAATCTGCAAGAAACAATGGCATTCTGATTTGTACATGAATATTTAACTACAAATGCTGGATGTAACCCCATAGTTAAAGTTATATCTAAAACAGAAGTAACTTGAATACATATATACTGTATTGCCTGTATGTTCACGTTGGCATTTTTCTATGGActtaaaaacttgaaaaaaattccttccaccatttttttcagttgctcattatttttcctttccaaataaaaGATAGCACTGCAATTCAGTGAAAACTTaatctgcagaaataaaaataaaaatgtcttgcAAAATCTTAACCTCAAAAGGATTAAGAATCTTGTACCCATTGGAAAGACCTTCTTTTCCTAAactttaaacagaattttcatgCCCCCTTACAATCATCTCTCTCAGTACAGGTTTGTTAAGAATTATTATTTAGGGTACAAAAGACAAGCTTGAGTTAAACTACCAGGCTCAAGTTTGAGCACATTTGAAAACTTCTCTTAAAACTTAAAATAGGAATcacaaagcattaaaaaaatagaaaccagaagatttaaaaaacttAATGAACTTCCTACTCTAAACTCACCTGTAAACCATATTTTACCCgtatttgttttaatgcttttcttctgactaactctctctcttctttgctAAGTGCTGGGCAAACTAAAAGGAAGAACACAGGATTGAGTTTCTAATTAGTGTAACAATGTTTTGAAACATGAGAAGTGTGAGAATTTTTGTTCTAACATTATTACAGAGACACCGAGAAGAAAATACATCATGTACAACTACTTCCAGTTGACAAGAAAATTGTAAGAAAACTAATTACTATGTTTATATTATAAACAGCTATAATAAAGCCATAATAATAAACATCTCCTGTGATAACCTGACTAACCAGAGGATTCCTTTTTCCTGTCCAGGCGAAGATGTGCTCTGACTTGTCCTGGTTCACATCCATCACAAGTATCACTGCCGGGATGTAtatgaaaagaaagcacagtttCACCAATCTTCACTTCGTCTCCATGCTCCAAGATGTAGGGATCACATACAGTTTTAGGCTACAGCAAAAGAAAGTTTTGGCAGTCATGTTAGTTACTCATGAAGGACACAAACTCTATTTCATGCATGCTGCTTACAATTCGGTAATTCAGTCTGGTCGCACAAATGCAGGCAAGTATTTAACTACAGTAGGGATTTCACTCTAGCAACTGCAAACACAGTGAATTTTTCTTAGTATAACCAAACATTATGTACTGTAAGTGGCCCTAAAACCAGAAGGGAACCGAGGCAGACATTAATGTATGAAAGAAGCCATACAATGGCATTGTTAGTGATTTGCCAGAACACATTTAAAATCATAAGACTACAGTTTTCTGCAGTGTACAGAGCCTTAAAACAATAGGTACTCACCTGGAGAATCTGATTTCCATTAACAACTGTTCCATTCTGACTGCCTTGATCCACCAGAACATAATTTTGCAAATCGTGGTCAAAATATACTTCCGCATGAAACTGATAAATAGAAGCTTAGGTTAAATGTTCTTGTTAAACAAATACTTCACAATTTAAAGGCTACTTAAAGGTAAGtttttggtatattttttgAGACCTTTAAAATGAGTGCTTTGGTACTCTAAGTTAATAGAGTATTCCATACCTTATGATTTCATCCAAGTGAAATGTAACTCAATGGGCCACAACACCACGAGCTAAAGTATACTATTAATAATGTAACCTTTTTGACCATAAACTGATTCAATACAGAAAAACTATATACTTCTAGTGTGGGAACTATGCTTTATTTAAAGAACTGTGAGATTCAGTAATACAGCATTTTTAACTGTTTGTATAAATAACaggctttttgcttttaaggTAAGTTACAACactctcaattaaaaaaaaaatctgatctcGTTCTACTGCTTTAGGTTGCTTGGTCTTTCATATCTGAAATACCTCGCTAAATGCCATGCTTTTGTAGCATTCACATAATTCACCTTCACCTGCATCTTAATACCCAGGACACAATCACTAGCCATCATTCTTTTCTGATATTGAGACTAACAATGTATTTATGGCTTTGTTTGTGCTGTTGTTAACCGCTCTTTATCGGTATTGTTCCCATGCCCACACAGAACACAGAAGACACAACTCCTGGCCAAACTCACAAAGATATACACTACCTCCAAAAAAGGCCACTGAACAAACCAAAGTACCAAATTCTCCAACCTACTAAGGCTTCCAGTAACAGCAGTAAGTCTAAAAAGGCGACTGTTTCAAATAAGACAAGTGAATATCCCTTTTGCAATAGTAGAATAAAAAAGTCATAAGAGTCAATCTGAGAAGAAAAGTATTAACTTAAAACCAAATCTGTTCTGTTCTTTGAGCAACAGCAGTTGTTacattcagttaaaaaaaaaatattctgaagacTGGTTAGCATTTCCAACAGGAATACTCCTGCAATGATGGAGACCAACTGTTAATTCAATAGGTAGTTTAATTTCTACCTCTGTTCTATTGAACAGAACTAAACCAAACTTCTTCTAAAGAGGCTAAATCTGCAGGGtgtagcatttttttaaatctcacttTCCActcaagaaaagcaaatgccAAAGTTGTCCACAGCTATAAACTGTGAATAGTGAGGAAAACAAACTGgtacataacttttttttcctgcagatatGTCATTTATGTTTCTGCCTTTCACTCCTTATCTGAAAAGTGAAGTAACTTCTTATTAAACTGTCAGTACCCGTGAAGTACTAAAATGGtaacattacagaaaaataaaggccTTTTGACTTCTTTATTCACCCAGTTTCAAATACATGCCTCAAAAAGTCATTAGTAGCAGGAAATTACTCTGGAAATTATATAGTATGAAATATGGTACATGGCTGATTAATCAGAACTATAATCTGAAACAGACATAGTAAAGCGTGTTTCATGAGACACTTGCATTTAGAGATGTTTTTAGCAAACTTTTTGTTTGGATGACATGTCTTTGTCaatctacatttttcttttattaacagTGCTGCATTTAGGGTCTGCGCTAAAGTATTTAGCAAAACAGAGCACAAAATTTATCCTTAATCTTTCTaaaccagaacaaaaaattTCCATTCAATCTACCATTGAAAGGCattctgttaatttttcaaattcCCTGTACATCACATTTATACAGTTGCCTTGACGAAAAATAAAATAAACGCTTTTGCTCTGAGCATAACAGTGAGGATTGCATTACTTTGTGACAAGATTCTTACTAGCTGACATCAGGATTTTATATACCGTTAAGTACTTAACAGAGTAGTAAGTTTTCCTCAAGTTCAATAACTATGAAATTAAAGATTCAAAATACAAGTTTTTTACTGTGCATTACAATGTAGATTAGTAAAACTcccctttaaaaaaagtacttaGCTTTTCTAGACTTTGAAAACACACTGTTGTTTAAGTTCCCATTCAGTAAAAAActagttttttcctttttctaaattCAAATGTGGCTAAACCCACATCTTATTCTGAAAGTTCTTCCAAAAATTAACATGATTTTCCAAATTTAAAGCTATAAAACTTAAAGCTTCATTCATACATTTATGTCTGCTGATCTACCTTTCAGCAGACATAAACAAGAGTTACCTTACTGACTCCAACTTCAGGAATCTGAAGTGTATGTCCAacatctttttctctgtaaaagcaAGTTAATATATACATTACAATGAAGTAGAAATAGGTCTATAAGTGGCTTACAAAAGATGTATTTTAGTTGAAACCTTAATATCATGTTTCTCTTGTAAGCTATTAGGAATCTTAACAGATACAAAACACAAGGTCCCTTCTCCCATTTTTATACACTATACGAAGTAGACAATGCATAAATGATAAAACAGTACCATTAAATTCTTATCTATAAACCTGACATTTCTACCTGAACTTTTATACTCATGCAATGCCTGTAAATAACAGTCTAAACTCTGCATCCTTCAGGCTCTTCAGTGCATCTTGGCATCAGTCTTCAATGCTGAAGTTGAATTCTTGATAGCATTAGGCAGGTAATACAAGCAAAGAAAGAGTGATCTGTACAGGGtgttctttggtttgttttggtttttttgttaaaaacatcACAGTTGGACAAAGGGATTTGCGTATTACATCCTTATCCTTAAGTGATGAAGAAGCAATGCAGCTAGCAAAGGACCTATATGCTAATTCCAAGTAGAACTGTCTTGTGTTGATCTTCACATAAATGTACATAGAAAACCCCAGCTCTAAGAGCAAATCAAAATCTATTACTGTTAGATAGAAGCAGCTTTTCAGGGGTGAAGTTTTCAGTAAGCTTGCATGAAAACATTAAGACATCATTAAATTCATCCTCTACAATGAACCAATCAGATTTAGAACTGTAAGAATGCATACAGTCTAGTACAACCCCCAAAATGAATGAACAAACCCTACTGAAATGCGAATGTGTGAGGAAGTCTGCGATATGCTTCCTTGTGATCCTGAATTTCTGAAGGGTGTTCTTCCCTTTCTGAAAAAGTTACTTTAGTTGCCAAGAACAAAGTTTACTTACATTCTAAAAAACAAAGTCCTTTCAAAGAAGGACTTGCAGCTATGCTGCCACTAGGGCTCAGACACAAGATCAAGTTATCACTAACAAATTTTGAGGGCTGCTGAGCTACATTAACTGTGTATGCTGTTACATTATCACGGCAACATGGTGTTACATAACCTGATTTGAACCTCTTATTGTGGACTAACCTAATTCAGTACCTCACAACTGCTGCAGGCTAGGAAGACAAGCATGAAGAGTAGGGACAAGCAATCCAAAGTGCTTTCCATAGCTTTCAAAGCAAGGTAGTTTTAGATATATATAGAATATTTCATTTGGTTTTACCTTCCAATTGTAGCAGGTTTCACAGCTGTGATAATATAAAGTGATCCAGTCTGTAGAACTGGTGATCTTATTACAATTACTCTGATACAAGGAGGCCATATCTTTTCTTCATCTATAATTATATagaaaaaaccaacaccatTATTACcaataaattacagttttacCCCCACAGtccacagttttcaaaaaacTGATATACATTCAGCCATTACTTGGCTGAATAATATGCAActttcataaaaagaaatgcacaaTTGCATATGAGAGAAAACTTTGACGACATTACTGTTTCAAAGCCTTTCTGACTGCACACTGAAGTGTTACAAACGTTTTCCTAATGCTGCTTATTTACACGTGCCCTACTCTTTAtagcaataaaatataaatacattcaCAGAATTTGCTAGTATATTATAAATGTATGGATCATTAATTGTAATATATTAggataaaatttattttgaaaaaaggCAATACCTTTCTGTTCATATCACAGACCTACTGCATACAGAACATACAGCTGTTATTAGCACTACGCATCAACAcgcataagaaaaataatagagcCTACAGATGCATATGCTTTTTTATctcattatattttattatattctaACAGATGTATGAATTCTGTACTTGGCTGTACATTTGCAGAAACATCTCCAATAATCTTAGCTAGGAACAGACATAAGATGAGAAGACACTACCTTAAGAGGTACTAGGGGAAAAGAAACTGTCTTCAGTTTTTATTACTCCATCATTACTGCAGAATTGAATagtaaaagaaggaaatttaatCTGAAAGTCTGATGATAGCAAGGACATTTTGATTGGCATTAATCACTTAGGATCTGAGTAGTTAAGTAAAGTAATGAAAACATAAGAAACAAACTATTTAACTGTGAGCAGGGCACAGGCTACAGTACAGTCTTCATTCaggctttatttctttctggGATTTGGAATATCCTTTGCATACTGGTTGCATTAAGCTTTTCACAggttacctttattttttttattggcaAAAGACCATTCACTTCTTGAGGAGTTCTTAAGGACCTTAAGGACCTAGGAGAACATTTTCTTTGGTATAAAACAGTATACAGGTTTCCTCTCTATAACAATTTCTTACAAGTTGTCGCTGGAATACAcacaaaacagcatttcaacCAGTACTGACTACTCCACATTCCTTTTCATGACTGTGGACTCATCTTGAATTGAATTATACATGATAGTTTATGAACAGTATCAGAAATACTATATATTAATTTGGGAGAGTTAATACACTGAATTATTGTGAGTTCTGTTCTACAATCTCTATTTTAGCAACAgacttccttttctcccttcacTGTCTTAATCTAACCAAATTTTATTCAATCACTGAGGTTTCTACAGAAGCACAGGATGTTATACTGGGAAACAgctttttataaaaacactACTACTTACATCTGACTACTGTGcaagtgaagaaaagaaaagaaatcctggTAACATACAGCACTTTTTAACTGAAAGTATCTCAAGTCACAcactttaatatattttttaaaattatcccAACTGTCATTTGTTCTTAACAGGCTCctggaaaaatacagtaatacCACATATAATCCACAATAATTCACCTTCATTTTCTGAGTCTTCTGAATCATGAGTTTCTTCACTCGTTAATTCCTCCTCACTGTAGGTTTCACACTCAGAATCTGTAATTTCACCTTCTTCTGGCTCACTCTCTGTGTCTGCTGTTCTACTGTCATCTGTACATGCTGCAGTGTCTGGTGTACTTTTGCATGAATGTGAATTTATACTGTCCGTAGAAACCGATTCTTTGGCTGTTAGACTGTTTCGTGGTTTTGTGTCCATTTTAGTCTTCTTTCTTATATTTGAAGATTCATCTTCTTCAGTAGAACTTACTTGCTCAGTAGTGGAAAAGCAATTCAGACTGTTAGATGatttctgctcttctgtgtCCAAATCCTGGAGGGGAGTTTATATAATGTTACAGTA from Chiroxiphia lanceolata isolate bChiLan1 chromosome Z, bChiLan1.pri, whole genome shotgun sequence encodes:
- the AGGF1 gene encoding angiogenic factor with G patch and FHA domains 1 isoform X1, with amino-acid sequence MASPPAGECQADSGEQAAALQAELGECRAQLERARRRLRRTQRLYRRAREDSEALQRRVEELTEEIHNRKEKDTSSVEVQTEDYAVWSQADYYYYENYYNHTDTQDFASELPVQHNPGTEGNEDNATEESGTGLNIPLRVDSTKVAEDGEGANFIQNLQEAEDTSVPEGSLAESLRAAAEAAVSQTGFIYDENTGLYYDHSTGFYYNSENQLYYDPTTGIYYYCDVESGRYQFHSRVDLQSYQASGTKHTKDKKGKKKRKEPERITADEYKDLDTEEQKSSNSLNCFSTTEQVSSTEEDESSNIRKKTKMDTKPRNSLTAKESVSTDSINSHSCKSTPDTAACTDDSRTADTESEPEEGEITDSECETYSEEELTSEETHDSEDSENEDEEKIWPPCIRVIVIRSPVLQTGSLYIITAVKPATIGREKDVGHTLQIPEVGVSKFHAEVYFDHDLQNYVLVDQGSQNGTVVNGNQILQPKTVCDPYILEHGDEVKIGETVLSFHIHPGSDTCDGCEPGQVRAHLRLDRKKESSVCPALSKEERELVRRKALKQIRVKYGLQNTEYEDNKAVKNPKYKDRAGKRRETVGSEGTFQRDDSSASVHIEISNSNKGHKMLEKMGWRKGEGLGKDGGGMKNPIQLELHQKHAGFGIRRPVSIEDVQLIQSKNKKNWDKARERFAENFQDPKLQGDTPKNTSWVRGTVE
- the AGGF1 gene encoding angiogenic factor with G patch and FHA domains 1 isoform X2, translated to MASPPAGECQADSGEQAAALQAELGECRAQLERARRRLRRTQRLYRRAREDSEALQRRVEELTEEIHNRKEKDTSSVEVQTEDYAVWSQADYYYYENYYNHTDTQDFASELPVQHNPGTEGNEDNATEESGTGLNIPLRVDSTKVAEDGEGANFIQNLQEAEDTSVPEGSLAESLRAAAEAAVSQTGFIYDENTGLYYDHSTGFYYNSENQLYYDPTTGIYYYCDVESGRYQFHSRVDLQSYQASGTKHTKDKKGKKKRKEPERITADEYKVRQLTETTANLKISSFGLAASGKDEEKIWPPCIRVIVIRSPVLQTGSLYIITAVKPATIGREKDVGHTLQIPEVGVSKFHAEVYFDHDLQNYVLVDQGSQNGTVVNGNQILQPKTVCDPYILEHGDEVKIGETVLSFHIHPGSDTCDGCEPGQVRAHLRLDRKKESSVCPALSKEERELVRRKALKQIRVKYGLQNTEYEDNKAVKNPKYKDRAGKRRETVGSEGTFQRDDSSASVHIEISNSNKGHKMLEKMGWRKGEGLGKDGGGMKNPIQLELHQKHAGFGIRRPVSIEDVQLIQSKNKKNWDKARERFAENFQDPKLQGDTPKNTSWVRGTVE